The DNA segment ACGTCGAATTCGTCCATTatttttgggagggtggcTGTGTAGGAGGTTGAGTAGAGTACTACAACCCAGGTGGAGTAGGAGACCGTGATAATGGTGTAGGTCCTGTACCAAAAGGGCCAGTTCATGGGGTGCTCGGGGTCGTCCGTGGAGATGGTGACTTCGTAGTCTGGGGGGCGGGAGGCGGCagaggtgatggaggtgcGGCCGGTGCGGGtgtgggtgaggtggttgttgttgttgtcggcaTCTTGTTGGTAGATGGCGTCGGTTTGGGGGATGGATGTGGTTCGGCCGAGGGCGTGTTCGAGGGGGGATAGGGGGTCGCCGTTGGAGGAAtctgaagaggtggtggtgaggtgagagTGACGGGAGGAGGGCCGCGAGGGGTGAGAGCGGGACTCCTTTTCTGGGTGAAATGGGGGGCTGTCCAATATCGTGTTGTTGGATGAGCCGCCGCTAAGTGTGTGGGATGTCCCGCGGGCAGCGCTCTGGTCGAGCGAGTCGGCTGTCATGATGAAGGTCTACCACGACGGCCAGGAAATGCTTGAGAATGTCGAGGACTGGTCCTAAGATGTGAACATGTTCATACGAATGGTCGGCGGATACACAACAGCCTTGATTCCTGTTTATTTTCCTTCGGCAGCATGCCTTGGTTGGGGAACACAGCGGGATTGGATTGGCGGATGAGTTAAACAGAGGTGGTTGAGTGAGGATTACAATTCGTATGTATGTATTTAGTAGCACACTCGGATGTGAGCTTTATTATCCACTCTCTTGTCTCTTCCAGGCCACTCACATGCAAGTTATCCCCGTCCGCATTTCCGTCCTGCCTtttttccttccttttttccttctctggGCGACGGGTGGTGGGTGCGGACTTAAGAGAGCTAACCACTGCTAAAGTAGCGCGGTATCGGCAGgctccatcatcactccCCCCCTGTTTGATTTCCAATCGGGAAGAAATTCGATTGCGATATCGTTCGCAAGCCACCCTGGGTTGGGGAAATCCGGGGAAGTGGAAATTCCTTGAGGAGCCAAACACTGATGTTGGGCATTGTCCAGATTCACCCAACACCACATTACCTACAACAGGAGTTGTCGAGACAAGTGCCGGTCTGGTCGTCTTCCGACAAGTAACATGGCCATATCCCGCCCCCTGACCGACTGGATACCTCTCCAAGCAGGGTGGCAGGGCCGGTGACAGAAGcacgacagcagcagggcgCACCGTGCCACCCCAGCTTCGCGGGGCCCCACACCATCCCTGCGTTGCCTCGGTAGCTGACAGGGCAGCGGAAGTTCGGGACTCTTCTGGGGCCGCCGCCAAGAGAAGCGTCTGAAACTGGGATGGCCTCATCTGATCTTTGTTGTTAGCTTCGTCCGAATTCGAGACCATCCAAAACTCTTCGTCTACCACAGAGCTCACTGTCTGAATCTATCCAAcaacggccaccaccacctcaacggCCACGGCGCCGGCCTCACGCACCACAACGGCCGCTACTAATTCTAATCATTAGTGAAAACGCGTCATATCGCACACGGGTCTTCCAGAATATAAACTGCTGTCCTCCTCTGTTTTGGTCGATACAGTACATCTCATTCTTTGAGTAGTCTAGCGAGGAGCAACACCTACCACTCCCTGAACAACACATCCAAGGTGGGTGAACGGTACCTAATCTTTAGATGTTGACGTCCGTGAAATCGAGGGAACGAGGGCGTAGGTGAGGAACCGGCGTTAGACAGCCCAATCTGGACTTCAATACTGGACAGGTTTCAACTGGCTACTGAAAAAAAGATGAAATATCGTGATCGTGGACCGCAATCTCCACGGAATTGCTGTTCATCTTCCATCAAGCTGGAGTGTAAAGAAGTGGCGGCAAAGATGGCAAAGATGACGTGAAACTGGATTAAAACCGCTGTGTTGATGCATCCAAATAAGCTAATAGACCCCCTTCCTCCGACCAGTCGAGCATGCATGTGTATCCCCTGGCTTCCTCCTGCCGTCAGCCCATCCAGCAATGTCATACATTATCCATTCAtcacccatccccctccagcagcgTCTATCCGACCCTTCCTCGCTCCAAGAATTTTTGTAAAGAAGGCCAAGCTGGGCGAACGAACCTCAGCAACGGGTATGGCGCTGAATCGAGTCTCGCCGAACGTAACCGACGGAACACCCCTctcgccagcaccaccagagaCCAAAAGGAAAAGTAAACGTATTTGCGTGTTGCGAAGTGCTGTTGTTCATTCCAACCATaaaaacaccccctccaaaacaaacGCCCAGGTCGCCGCCCACATCCCACCGATGAACAATACATACACCCTTGCGATAAATGTAAAATAAACAGATAAACTCCCCACACCCCAGCGCTGGGAAACTCGGCGtcaggtgatgatgactttgacagttgaaaagaagaaaaatgtCGCCCATATTACAAAGTAACACCTGTTCCAGCCGCCGGAGGCGTAAGTGTCAACAGATTAAGTGCACCACCGGGAGACGTGTTCGCAGCTGGACCCGGTGTCGTCGCGCCGGCTTTGCTCGTCATCTGCGCCAgcgcctccctctccgccttctcCCTATCCCGCTGCTCCTTCTCGAGCTTCGTGATTCTTGGCTTCCTCACGGTGCCACCTCTCGAACCGGGCCCGCCACCTCGGCCCCGTCCGctctcgccgccgccacgaGCACCACCCCTGGATCCTCTTCCACGTCCACCACGACCGCGTCTTGGGGGTCCCTCGGGCACAACAGGTTTCTCCACCTCGGGGATCAGAGGTCCGCTGTAGACGAAGAATCCATCCCTGCTCGCAGCTGCCTGCTCTTCCCAGAGCATCTCAGAGTCATCCACAAAGTCATCATCCTTGTCGTACTCGTCCTCCTTGAAATtccgcttcttcctcgccggctTGGCAGGAGCAGCTTCGGGGCCGCTGGCCGGATTTCCGTTGCCCATGCCGCCCATTTCCACATTGCTGTTGTCGGCCTCGCTCAGGTCTTCCTCCATTTCGTCCCCAGTGTCACGGCCGCTGCcattcttctccttctccaaagCGGCCGTGGCAGCTGCGATGAGAGCCTTGCGCTCCCGCGAGGCAGCCAATCTGGGGTGCAAAGCGTCCCATCCGTAGCGTTCCTCGGCCATGCGCATGAAGTTGACATACTTGTTGTTCTCACCTTGCTTGAGCGGGATGTGAAGCGCGATGCTGGGCGgctcgacctcctcgccggGCTTGGCCCTCCCGAAATCCAAGATGGAGCGCTCGCTGGCTGGAAGGGGCGGCAGCgagtccttctccttgactCCGTTGATTTTTGgcgagctgctggtgctgctgcgcgccttcttgttggcctttGTTTCTTGCTGGACAACAGCCGCGATCTTCTTGCTCTGGACAGGCGCGGGCGGGGCAGCAACCGCGGCAAGCGAGGAGCCGCTCGGAATCGACGACATGCTGGTAAATGAATTCATTTTGGGTTCTGGCTTGCTAACGGAGGCAGGcgccggaggtggtggcgggggacGTCTGGCTTCGGCCAATGTGGGCTTGGGCATGGTAGCAGGGGTGGCCAGGACGGGGTTGGCCGGAGAAGCAGGGACTGATGATGGCTCCTGGAAACGCGGCTGCGAAGTAGTTGTTGTAAACGATTGCGTCGGTCTGGGTGAAATGATGGAGGTCGGAGGATCAACTAGGCTGGCAATAGATGGCGATGCGCTGGCCCTGTTGGGAGCCTGGGCAGGCGCGCGAGGTGAGCCAAGCGGACCTCCGGTGCCATAGGGGTCGCGAGATACCATGCTTTCCCTAATGGGGTCGTAGTTGCCTCGGATGGGATCAAACATCTGCCTGGCAGGCGCCGTCGGCTGGGGCTGCGGAGGTGGCTCGTCGCTGTTGAGGAGATTCTGCATTTGCATCGAGGTCatgctctctctcttgggCGGCGTCTGGACGAAGCCGGCGCCACCGTCCAACGACATGCGCATCGAGGTGAGTTCTGTGATCTTGGGCTgacgagctgctgctgctgctgggggacCAGAGGCAGCCCGCGCATCCATCTCCGAGTTTGTCTCATTGCTCTCGGTAAGAGCGGCTTTGCGTTTCCTCTGAACAGGCGGGGCATTGGGGTCCTTGGGTTTCCTCGGCCGACGCTGCTTGGGTGGCTCGACAGTCCCATCAGGTGCGACCTTCGGCTTGACTGTGCTACCAGGCTTCCGGCCCGGCTTTTTCCTAGGAACGCCGGCGGCGGTCAGTTGTGTGCCGGGCGGGTACTCGGaggcttgctgttgctggacCTGTTGCTGCATAATACCAAATCTGGCAGCTGACCCAGGGTCGACAATGATCTCGTCCATTTCGATGTTGGCTCtggcggcgttgatgatCCGAGTGGGCGATCCAGGCTCGGAAATGGCAGAAGGCGGTGATGACAAcagggagggtgatgagctGTGATACTGCTGCATCGCGGTGTTttgatcctcctccactggGCGTGCCCCCTACAAGCTGCACAAAAACCCCCTTTGTGTGTGGTCGGTTGGGTTTAAAGATGAAGTAGCTCAAAGGCGTATGCGTATGGTGGTATATCGGTATCGATATCGGTATAAAGATGGACAAGTTCAAGGTAACGTATAACTAAATATAAAAACCAGCTGGTGATTGGCTCCTTTTTTTGCTTTGCACCGGTTTGGGATGCGGAGGCGTTGGTTGGTCCAAGCGTCTCctccgttggttgttgtgtcGCGGGTGGAGTTTGCTGCTTCTGAATGCCTTCACTCGCCGAGGGCGCTGCAAAAGAGACAGCGGTCGGCGACAAAATGGGCGGTGTCCGGGCTGTTTGGAGGGATGCAGCAGTCAAAAGCGTATGGATCAATTCGGAAAAGACGCGGGAATCGAAATACGATGGTTGCGCGATGCAGGCACACCAGGTGTCAATGAAACTGATGGGAGTCGATTcttttgtggtggttgttgactGCAAAAAGTGTGGAAAAAGAGAGtgagaaaaggaggaaatTTTGGGGTGCTGGGCGGCGAGGAACAGGACGGGGATGGGCTCTGTTTTggaacttttttttttattactTTGCAGCTGGCGAGGGAAAACCGGGGCTTGACCACCAAAGGGACATTTGTTCTGGAAAAAAACGAATTAAACACCATTAACAAGAACACTCAGACCAGGTTGCCAGTCCAGCCAGTGATGGAGCCAAGCGAACGGCCAAAAGAGGGAAACGCAGTCATCAGATACATCAGACGGTTTGCCGATATCAGATTAGGTGATGGGAATGCCTCTCTGGCAGCTGGCCACCGCCTGACCAACCACTCATGGAGGGAGTAGGGTGACTGACCGGAGGGGGAAATGCCTTGGTTGCTCTGGCTGGGAAATGGAAGACGATAAAATAATATCAATGCTCTCTGTCGTCACAAGGCCTGGCTGTTAGAGGTCCCCCACCGGCGGGAAGTGACTTTAAAGTGTGacaggggagagggggggttcGTCGCAGAGCCGAGAGCGCGGAAGAGGCTCGCGCGGGGCGGCTTGGGTCCTGCGGTATCCTGCAGTGCCCTGCACACGGTACGGTAGGTACGAGGGTACTTCTGGATCTTGTACCCCGCCCCCCGTTTCGCATTCGGGGTGGGACGATGCGTGACATTCTCCGCAGTGTCCGACCCACAATTGAGGGACAAAATAAACGTGCCGGGACAGGCACAGGACATCCCTGATCGAAGCACAAGCCACATCCAATTCCACCAAGTCCCAATTCTCCGATCTATTACAACAAGCCGGTCGGTGTCTGTATACAAGTCAGAAGATGCTTGGGACGCAGTGAGAGAATGGAGAAGAGATTATACTCCAGATATACACCTAGTTAGACGTGGTAGACTTCTGCAGCGATATATCTGTCCCTGTGCCTTCCGATCCCGAGACATGGCGTGTCTTGTATTCGTGCACTAACGATGCAATTTTCCGCTGCTTCACGTGCTGTGGCGCCGGTCTGCTACAGCAAACCGCTCCACGCTGTGCGAGTCTCTTCTCTCAGTTTCTCAGAAAAATAGCCAAAAGTATCGTTTTCTACACCTGCGAAACACTGGCCTGCATCTGAACGAGTGTTTCGAATGCCGTGCACAGACCAGGCCCGGTGCCATTCGGCCTTAGATCGACGCTAGCAGTGACGGGTAATTAGATAAGCAGCCACCCCTGTCCAGCTTCCAAAAGCTTCGTTAAAGTGGGGGGCCAATAACGATAACGATAACGGATAACTTGCTGGTGACGGAACCTTTTCTATCAGCACAAAGTaacttcttcaccaacgcTCGCCCATTCgaccatcaccacacacacacacccaccaaaaaaaaaacctcccCGACAAAATGGAGGGATTCGGACTAGAGGTACGAGACGTTCTCGAACACACACCCGACGAGGTCAAGCCCCCGAGCTTCCCGACTCCCGCCAACCAGTCCGCGACCGGATTCCCAGCACCCAAGAAACGAGTTTCTGCCTTCAAGAAGCAGCGccagaacaacaacacgaGTATGCTCCCGACTCCTCCAGCCCAATATGGCCCAGAGcggccaccagcaccaaagccAGAGGTGTCAGAAAAGCAGAGAATCGCCGAGGAAAATGACGCCCTTTTAAACTCGTTGCCG comes from the Podospora pseudocomata strain CBS 415.72m chromosome 5, whole genome shotgun sequence genome and includes:
- the HPC2 gene encoding HIR complex subunit (COG:S; EggNog:ENOG503P14K) produces the protein MQQYHSSSPSLLSSPPSAISEPGSPTRIINAARANIEMDEIIVDPGSAARFGIMQQQVQQQQASEYPPGTQLTAAGVPRKKPGRKPGSTVKPKVAPDGTVEPPKQRRPRKPKDPNAPPVQRKRKAALTESNETNSEMDARAASGPPAAAAARQPKITELTSMRMSLDGGAGFVQTPPKRESMTSMQMQNLLNSDEPPPQPQPTAPARQMFDPIRGNYDPIRESMVSRDPYGTGGPLGSPRAPAQAPNRASASPSIASLVDPPTSIISPRPTQSFTTTTSQPRFQEPSSVPASPANPVLATPATMPKPTLAEARRPPPPPPAPASVSKPEPKMNSFTSMSSIPSGSSLAAVAAPPAPVQSKKIAAVVQQETKANKKARSSTSSSPKINGVKEKDSLPPLPASERSILDFGRAKPGEEVEPPSIALHIPLKQGENNKYVNFMRMAEERYGWDALHPRLAASRERKALIAAATAALEKEKNGSGRDTGDEMEEDLSEADNSNVEMGGMGNGNPASGPEAAPAKPARKKRNFKEDEYDKDDDFVDDSEMLWEEQAAASRDGFFVYSGPLIPEVEKPVVPEGPPRRGRGGRGRGSRGGARGGGESGRGRGGGPGSRGGTVRKPRITKLEKEQRDREKAEREALAQMTSKAGATTPGPAANTSPGGALNLLTLTPPAAGTGVTL